A stretch of the Planctomycetota bacterium genome encodes the following:
- a CDS encoding response regulator transcription factor, translating to MATASATTETRTILIVEDERDLADLLEYNLKEAGYATVSARTGQEALVRARASRPDLVLLDLMLPELPGTEVARQLRADAELSRVPIIMLTAKADEIDQVVGLTLGADDYVTKPFSMKVLLARIEAIFRRMSQRPGTSDPLLRIGGVVLDPGTHEATIDGESLPLTLTEFRLLSALIEADGRVLTRGSLMSQAMGPGVQVTERTIDVHITSIRRKMGAWGTHIKTVRGVGYRALRDLKDQ from the coding sequence ATGGCGACGGCCAGCGCGACCACCGAGACGCGGACCATCCTGATCGTCGAGGACGAGCGGGACCTCGCGGATCTGCTCGAGTACAACCTCAAGGAGGCGGGCTACGCCACCGTGTCGGCCCGCACGGGGCAGGAGGCGCTGGTGCGGGCGCGGGCCAGCCGGCCCGACCTGGTGCTGCTCGACCTGATGCTGCCCGAGCTGCCCGGCACCGAGGTGGCCCGGCAGCTGCGGGCCGATGCCGAGCTGTCGCGGGTGCCGATCATCATGCTGACCGCCAAGGCCGACGAGATCGACCAGGTCGTGGGATTGACGCTCGGGGCGGACGACTACGTGACCAAGCCCTTCTCGATGAAGGTGCTGCTGGCGCGGATCGAGGCGATCTTCCGGCGGATGAGCCAGCGGCCCGGGACGAGCGACCCGCTGCTGCGGATCGGCGGTGTGGTGCTGGACCCCGGCACGCACGAGGCGACCATCGACGGTGAATCGCTGCCGCTGACGCTCACGGAGTTCCGGCTGCTGTCGGCGCTGATCGAGGCCGACGGGCGGGTGCTGACCCGCGGCTCGCTGATGTCCCAGGCGATGGGCCCGGGCGTGCAGGTGACCGAGCGGACCATCGACGTGCACATCACGAGCATCCGTCGCAAGATGGGCGCGTGGGGCACGCACATCAAGACGGTCCGCGGCGTGGGCTACCGTGCGCTGCGGGACCTGAAGGATCAGTAG
- a CDS encoding DUF1572 family protein, producing the protein MTSARYTEGLTGDLVQGWIAVFGRQKAFAEHAFEQLDDAGFFWSPGEGLNSVAVIARHLAGNLQSRWSDFLTTDGEKPWRDRDAEFAPPEPTAEGRAAVMHEWEAGWRTLVDALEPLTPADIDKTVPIRGAPHAVHAAVARQLDHYGFHVGQINAIARLRVGSASWRWFTIPPGGTRAFNEEMARAMGRSSRNA; encoded by the coding sequence GTGACCAGCGCCCGCTACACCGAAGGCCTCACCGGCGATCTGGTCCAGGGCTGGATCGCCGTGTTCGGCCGCCAGAAGGCCTTCGCCGAGCACGCCTTCGAGCAGCTCGACGACGCCGGCTTCTTCTGGTCGCCGGGCGAGGGCCTCAACAGCGTGGCCGTCATCGCCCGGCACCTGGCCGGCAACCTCCAGAGCCGCTGGAGCGACTTCCTCACCACAGACGGCGAGAAGCCCTGGCGCGACCGCGACGCCGAGTTCGCCCCGCCCGAGCCCACCGCCGAGGGCCGCGCGGCCGTCATGCACGAGTGGGAGGCCGGCTGGCGGACGCTCGTCGACGCCCTCGAGCCGCTCACGCCGGCGGACATCGACAAGACGGTCCCGATCCGCGGCGCGCCCCACGCCGTGCACGCCGCCGTCGCCCGCCAGCTGGACCATTACGGCTTCCACGTCGGCCAGATCAACGCCATCGCCCGCCTGCGCGTCGGCTCGGCCAGCTGGCGCTGGTTCACCATCCCGCCGGGCGGAACGCGGGCGTTCAACGAAGAGATGGCGAGAGCTATGGGGCGGTCGTCGCGAAACGCTTGA
- a CDS encoding DUF3800 domain-containing protein, whose translation MQVFYVDESGCLGALPAQRCKIQPAFVLGGIIVDVDVIESLTRGWIDLKQKFFPGRLGPDFKRWDWHRLEIKGSDLRRTIRSGKAREARQTIGFIDKTSSLLKSHNAHLLAKVYIKEPGGPFGADAVYTSAIQQLCSTFEAHLANTNQRGLMIADSRSQNPNNTVSHSVFTMKYRAKGDAFPRLMEPPVFGHSINHSGLQLSDILCSGLLFPICVYHFLYETVPNSHVHGKYHRLAERYTATLQSLQLRLPSTNRTPIHGIVVSNPVTKTGAASLFKRFATTAP comes from the coding sequence GTGCAAGTGTTCTACGTCGACGAATCAGGATGTCTTGGTGCACTGCCGGCCCAGCGATGCAAAATCCAGCCCGCATTTGTACTTGGAGGCATCATCGTTGATGTCGACGTCATTGAGTCGCTGACTCGCGGTTGGATTGATCTGAAGCAGAAATTCTTCCCGGGGCGACTAGGACCGGATTTCAAGAGGTGGGACTGGCATCGTCTGGAAATCAAGGGATCTGATCTTCGTCGCACCATTCGATCAGGGAAGGCTCGCGAAGCCCGTCAGACCATTGGCTTCATTGACAAGACATCATCGCTCCTGAAATCACACAATGCCCACCTATTAGCCAAGGTGTATATCAAAGAGCCAGGAGGTCCGTTTGGCGCAGATGCCGTATACACCAGCGCGATTCAACAGCTGTGCAGTACATTCGAGGCACACTTGGCCAACACGAACCAACGCGGCCTCATGATCGCCGACAGCCGATCGCAAAACCCGAACAACACAGTCTCCCACAGTGTGTTCACAATGAAGTATCGTGCGAAGGGCGATGCATTTCCCAGGCTTATGGAACCACCCGTGTTTGGGCACAGCATCAATCACTCTGGCTTGCAGCTATCCGATATTCTGTGCTCTGGACTGCTGTTTCCAATCTGCGTGTATCACTTCTTGTACGAAACCGTACCGAACTCGCATGTGCATGGAAAGTACCACCGCCTGGCCGAGCGATACACCGCGACCCTACAGTCGCTGCAATTGCGATTGCCGTCAACGAATCGCACGCCCATTCATGGAATAGTCGTTAGCAACCCGGTTACCAAGACAGGCGCAGCAAGTCTCTTCAAGCGTTTCGCGACGACCGCCCCATAG
- a CDS encoding HDIG domain-containing metalloprotein produces the protein MIRWPGRRGAPERGRRVSVRREDLSAAERVRMALSSPRTGYAALIGLGAVLVITIVGGWASTQPLLALGRLSGETVVARSTFRVADPARTAEARQLASERAPRVFVPTNELQSLLDGLEQLPATLRDAEGIGQVAQEIRDRFGLSADELLAVQALTTEEGTSPAWTQAIGRLAEAIRRRPFVEAEVWQTERQRSAQLGGSEEGEAATVMLIRPGGASAEDEPRPVRTTAGSLINLGSDEQRSAAAESLANQAGLSDIALRSLVQGRLARQADPTYRLDEERTAEQQAAAVDMVADRFVEVQQGQVIVERGEAVGLETIKLVRAERAAGGAERGAGSLLIDSAGIAGVAALLAMGLSIYVARFVPRIAQRPERMVGLAGLYVACFSIAVWGAVIEPRLMSFTAVAPVLLLGMLLTIAYDTRVALTIGSSLAVLLLMVLDRPAWFLAMPLAGLMAVAWQLSDIRDRRALVRTGVVTGAVLAVACVCGGLLGRPLSPRGLLELAWDTGFAASGGLVTAGLVLFMLPTIERAFDITTGMKLIELRDPKQPLLRELQRRAPGTYNHAMNVASIAEAAADAIGADALQTYVGALYHDVGKMNKPEYFVENQSGGPNKHDKLSPAMSLLVIVGHVKDGMEMARRFNLPRSLHHYIEAHHGTTLVEYFYHRAKKRAAEEAQSEADRAASAGTEAEAVSEPEEIEYRYPGPKPRTKECAILMLADAVESATRTMADPTPSRIEALVRQLAQARLADGQFDDCDLTLRELDAVGDSIAKSVASIYHGRIVYPGGGEKAG, from the coding sequence GTGATCCGCTGGCCGGGCAGACGGGGCGCCCCCGAGCGCGGGCGGCGGGTCAGCGTGCGGCGTGAGGACCTGTCGGCCGCCGAGCGGGTGCGGATGGCGCTGTCGTCTCCCCGGACGGGCTACGCGGCGCTGATTGGCCTGGGTGCGGTGCTGGTCATCACGATCGTGGGCGGCTGGGCGTCGACGCAGCCGCTGCTGGCGCTCGGGCGGCTGTCGGGCGAGACCGTTGTCGCGCGGTCGACGTTCCGTGTGGCCGACCCAGCGCGGACGGCCGAGGCGCGGCAGCTGGCCTCGGAGCGTGCGCCGCGGGTCTTCGTGCCGACCAATGAGCTGCAGAGCCTGCTGGACGGGCTGGAGCAGCTGCCCGCGACGCTGCGGGACGCGGAGGGCATCGGCCAGGTCGCCCAGGAGATCCGCGATCGATTCGGGCTGAGCGCCGACGAGTTGCTGGCGGTGCAGGCCCTCACCACCGAAGAGGGCACCAGCCCGGCGTGGACGCAGGCGATCGGCCGGCTGGCCGAGGCGATCCGCAGGCGCCCGTTCGTCGAGGCGGAGGTTTGGCAGACCGAGCGGCAGCGCTCGGCGCAGCTTGGCGGCTCGGAGGAGGGCGAGGCCGCGACGGTCATGCTCATCCGGCCGGGGGGCGCGAGCGCGGAGGACGAGCCGAGGCCGGTCCGCACGACGGCGGGGAGCCTGATCAACCTGGGCAGCGACGAGCAGCGGAGTGCGGCGGCCGAGAGCCTGGCGAACCAGGCCGGGCTGTCCGACATCGCGCTGCGGTCGCTGGTGCAGGGTCGGCTGGCGCGGCAGGCCGACCCGACCTACCGCCTGGACGAAGAGCGGACGGCGGAGCAGCAGGCGGCGGCGGTCGACATGGTGGCCGACCGCTTCGTGGAGGTGCAGCAGGGCCAGGTGATCGTCGAGCGGGGCGAGGCGGTGGGCCTGGAGACCATCAAGCTGGTGCGGGCCGAGCGGGCCGCGGGCGGGGCCGAGCGGGGCGCGGGCTCGCTGCTGATCGACTCGGCGGGCATCGCGGGGGTGGCGGCGCTGCTGGCGATGGGGCTGTCGATCTACGTGGCGCGCTTCGTGCCGCGGATCGCCCAGCGGCCCGAGCGGATGGTCGGGCTCGCCGGGCTGTACGTGGCGTGCTTCTCGATCGCGGTGTGGGGCGCGGTGATCGAGCCGCGGCTGATGTCGTTCACGGCCGTCGCGCCGGTGCTGCTGCTGGGCATGCTGCTGACGATCGCGTACGACACGCGGGTGGCGCTGACGATCGGGTCATCGCTGGCGGTGCTGCTGCTGATGGTGCTCGATCGGCCGGCGTGGTTCCTGGCGATGCCGCTCGCGGGGCTGATGGCCGTCGCCTGGCAGCTCAGCGACATCCGCGATCGGCGGGCGCTGGTCCGCACGGGCGTGGTAACGGGGGCGGTGCTGGCCGTCGCGTGCGTGTGCGGCGGGCTGCTGGGGCGGCCGCTGTCGCCCCGCGGGCTGCTGGAGCTGGCGTGGGACACGGGCTTCGCGGCCAGCGGTGGGCTTGTCACCGCGGGGCTGGTGCTGTTCATGCTGCCCACCATCGAGCGTGCGTTCGACATCACCACGGGCATGAAGCTCATCGAGCTGCGGGACCCCAAGCAGCCGCTGCTGCGGGAATTGCAGCGGCGGGCGCCGGGCACGTACAACCACGCGATGAACGTGGCGTCGATCGCGGAGGCCGCCGCGGACGCGATCGGCGCGGACGCGCTGCAGACCTACGTCGGGGCGCTGTACCACGACGTGGGCAAGATGAACAAGCCCGAGTACTTCGTGGAGAACCAGTCGGGCGGGCCCAACAAGCACGACAAGCTGAGCCCGGCGATGAGCCTGCTGGTGATCGTGGGCCACGTGAAGGACGGCATGGAGATGGCGCGGCGGTTCAACCTGCCGCGTTCGCTGCACCACTACATCGAGGCGCACCACGGCACGACGCTGGTGGAGTACTTCTACCACCGCGCCAAGAAGAGGGCGGCCGAGGAGGCCCAGAGCGAGGCCGACCGGGCCGCGAGCGCGGGCACGGAGGCCGAGGCCGTCAGTGAGCCCGAGGAGATCGAGTACCGCTACCCGGGACCGAAGCCCAGGACCAAGGAGTGCGCGATCCTGATGCTGGCCGATGCGGTGGAGAGCGCCACGCGGACGATGGCCGACCCCACGCCGTCGCGGATCGAGGCGCTGGTGCGGCAGCTGGCGCAGGCGCGGCTGGCGGACGGCCAGTTCGACGACTGCGACCTGACGCTGCGGGAGCTGGACGCCGTGGGCGACAGCATCGCCAAGAGCGTGGCGAGCATCTACCACGGGCGGATCGTGTACCCGGGGGGCGGGGAGAAGGCGGGTTAG
- a CDS encoding porin, protein MSHTKATVLLAGLTMGLSGAALAQSTMDEARALASERRGDAYRATLAQGAQTGPEFYGLLQFQYNWVILGDGGMGGEDFANGFQNNRTQLGARGTVADGWEYNILGDFSNSSPESGTAAGVFNLLDYYVTIPVPGFNDKAKLTIGQFKLPFLYEENVAAQNQLLGERSPANEFFNQGRSEGILLTYAGEEDDAYRFQAAFADGFRTGATPIGSPIEADFQVGGRFDYKFYGSWEQFEDFTADPSTPETALRIGGAIYYQEGGDTSSGLGATTFDNDILGVTGDIQWEYNQWSAFGAFQLQDSDGMMSLGGTDVGFVAQGGYRHDENHEGFARFSIIIADSMTPGTTMDADDLPEFAFGYNYYVFGDQSAKFTADIVFIFDTVSTSLLPAGQSNISLFPDIDDPQVALRSQFQVTF, encoded by the coding sequence ATGAGTCACACGAAGGCCACCGTGCTGCTCGCGGGCCTCACCATGGGCCTGAGTGGCGCTGCACTCGCACAGTCCACCATGGATGAGGCCCGGGCGCTGGCGTCCGAGCGCAGGGGCGACGCATATCGCGCCACCCTCGCCCAGGGTGCCCAGACCGGCCCCGAGTTCTACGGCCTGCTGCAGTTCCAGTACAACTGGGTCATCCTCGGTGACGGCGGCATGGGCGGCGAGGACTTCGCCAACGGCTTCCAGAACAACCGCACCCAGCTCGGCGCCCGCGGCACCGTGGCCGACGGCTGGGAGTACAACATCCTGGGCGACTTCTCCAACAGCTCGCCCGAGTCCGGCACCGCCGCCGGCGTCTTCAACCTCCTGGACTACTACGTCACCATCCCCGTGCCGGGCTTCAACGATAAGGCCAAGCTCACCATCGGCCAGTTCAAGCTGCCCTTCCTCTACGAGGAGAACGTCGCGGCCCAGAACCAGCTGCTCGGCGAGCGCTCGCCCGCCAACGAGTTCTTCAACCAGGGCCGCTCCGAGGGCATCCTGCTCACCTACGCCGGCGAGGAGGACGACGCCTACCGCTTCCAGGCCGCCTTCGCCGACGGCTTCCGCACCGGCGCCACGCCCATCGGCTCGCCCATCGAGGCCGACTTCCAGGTCGGCGGCCGCTTCGATTACAAGTTCTACGGCAGCTGGGAGCAGTTCGAGGACTTCACCGCCGACCCGAGCACGCCCGAGACCGCGCTCCGCATCGGTGGTGCCATCTACTACCAGGAGGGCGGCGATACCTCCTCGGGCCTGGGCGCCACAACCTTCGATAACGACATTCTCGGCGTCACCGGCGACATCCAGTGGGAGTACAACCAGTGGAGCGCCTTCGGCGCCTTCCAGCTGCAGGACTCCGACGGCATGATGTCCCTCGGCGGCACCGATGTCGGCTTCGTCGCCCAGGGCGGCTACCGGCACGATGAGAACCACGAGGGCTTCGCCCGCTTCAGCATCATCATCGCCGACAGCATGACTCCCGGCACCACGATGGATGCCGACGACCTGCCCGAGTTCGCCTTCGGCTACAACTACTACGTCTTCGGCGACCAGAGCGCCAAGTTCACCGCCGACATCGTCTTCATCTTCGATACCGTCAGCACCAGCCTGCTGCCGGCCGGCCAGAGCAACATCTCGCTCTTCCCGGACATCGACGACCCGCAGGTCGCCCTCCGCTCGCAGTTCCAGGTCACCTTCTGA
- a CDS encoding PhoH family protein, with protein MERTIEFVVGPDPVKVLGIHDRNVRLLREGLGVSVTPRGDVLRVGGPEGQVRAAERVLRALARSREARTRGEVLQMLADASSDERGSSPIGSGGGSREERVGDRGNGRPTRAGEAWSGPLSVYSAGRPIRPRTPGQGDYLEAIRTHELAFGVGPAGTGKTYLAVAAAVHMLRTDRVRKLVLVRPAVEAGERLGFLPGDMQEKVHPYLRPLLDALYDMMDVGTMERFIESGVIEIAPLAFMRGRTLNQAAILLDEAQNATIGQMQMLLTRMGEDSRVIVTGDPTQIDLPDPTASGLIDAARRLQRIPGVVFVTLGRQDVVRHPLVQRIIEAYGGEREQGGEAPRSGDA; from the coding sequence TTGGAACGAACGATCGAGTTCGTCGTGGGGCCCGACCCGGTGAAGGTGCTGGGCATCCACGACCGCAATGTACGCCTGCTGCGCGAGGGGCTGGGCGTCAGCGTCACGCCGCGGGGCGATGTGCTCCGCGTCGGCGGCCCCGAGGGCCAGGTCCGAGCGGCGGAACGGGTGCTCCGCGCGCTGGCGCGGAGCCGCGAGGCGCGGACGCGGGGCGAGGTGCTGCAGATGCTCGCCGACGCGTCGTCGGACGAGCGCGGATCGAGCCCCATCGGGAGCGGCGGAGGCTCCCGCGAGGAACGCGTCGGCGACCGCGGCAACGGCCGGCCGACGCGGGCGGGCGAGGCGTGGAGCGGGCCGCTGTCGGTGTATAGCGCGGGGCGGCCGATCCGCCCGCGGACGCCCGGGCAGGGCGACTACCTCGAGGCGATCCGCACGCACGAGCTGGCCTTCGGCGTGGGGCCGGCGGGCACGGGCAAGACGTACCTGGCGGTGGCGGCGGCGGTGCACATGCTGCGGACCGACCGGGTGCGGAAGCTGGTGCTGGTGCGGCCGGCGGTGGAGGCGGGCGAGCGGCTGGGCTTCCTGCCGGGCGACATGCAGGAGAAGGTGCATCCATACCTAAGGCCGCTGCTGGACGCCCTGTACGACATGATGGACGTGGGGACGATGGAGCGTTTCATCGAGAGCGGGGTCATCGAGATCGCTCCGCTTGCCTTCATGCGGGGCAGAACGCTCAACCAGGCGGCCATCCTGCTCGATGAAGCGCAGAACGCCACCATCGGGCAGATGCAGATGCTGCTCACCCGGATGGGGGAGGACTCCCGCGTGATCGTCACCGGCGACCCGACCCAGATCGACCTGCCCGACCCGACCGCCAGCGGGCTCATCGACGCGGCCCGGCGGCTGCAGCGGATCCCGGGGGTCGTCTTTGTGACGCTGGGCCGCCAGGACGTCGTGCGGCACCCGCTGGTGCAGCGGATCATCGAGGCGTACGGCGGCGAGCGCGAGCAGGGCGGCGAAGCGCCGCGATCGGGGGACGCGTGA
- a CDS encoding tRNA-dihydrouridine synthase family protein — protein sequence MSCETASRNATAPEPGIAPGGESLDPRASARAIGRNGVDPRLPAAIPGFDAPFFQAGLAGYSDAAMRLIARRHGCPLCVTEALLDRTLLAGGRGFAKADLGELHDNVPGGDEDHPLAGQIMGSDPGEMAAAAIKMVEQGSRTPRAYRKLATDRAMGNGQRTMASHAGPSSESDPIARCPLPIAFFQAIDINLACPVRKIAKKARGGHWLAEPEGAIAILRAVREAVPDAIPVTVKMRRSFDDTPEMARSFLRIFDASYDLGCAWVTVHGRTVQQKYVGPSRWDLLRGIVRSRPGRVVFGSGDIWNAADIFRMIEYTGVAGASVARGCIGNPWIFRQARDMMAGAEPRPPTIAEQRQVLEDHFDLALRVNADKRDPELHTGKTMRKFAIRFAAHHPDAAAVRTRFIAVKSTSDWRNVLDAFYQPAAAPAGAPA from the coding sequence GTGAGCTGCGAGACGGCATCCCGCAACGCCACCGCGCCCGAGCCGGGCATCGCCCCCGGCGGCGAATCGCTGGACCCCCGCGCCAGCGCGCGGGCCATCGGCCGCAACGGCGTCGATCCACGGCTGCCGGCGGCCATCCCCGGCTTCGACGCGCCCTTCTTCCAGGCGGGCCTCGCCGGCTACTCCGACGCCGCCATGCGGCTGATCGCACGCCGCCACGGCTGCCCGCTGTGCGTCACCGAGGCCCTGCTCGACCGAACCCTGCTCGCCGGCGGCCGCGGATTCGCCAAGGCCGACCTGGGCGAGCTGCACGACAACGTGCCCGGCGGCGACGAGGACCATCCCCTCGCCGGCCAGATCATGGGCAGCGACCCCGGCGAGATGGCCGCCGCCGCAATCAAGATGGTCGAGCAGGGCAGCCGGACGCCCAGGGCGTACCGCAAGCTGGCCACGGATCGGGCAATGGGCAATGGGCAACGGACAATGGCTTCGCATGCGGGGCCATCTTCGGAATCCGACCCCATTGCCCGTTGCCCATTGCCCATTGCCTTCTTCCAGGCCATCGACATCAACCTCGCCTGCCCCGTCCGCAAGATCGCCAAGAAGGCGCGGGGCGGCCACTGGCTGGCCGAGCCCGAGGGCGCCATCGCCATCCTGCGGGCCGTCCGCGAGGCCGTGCCCGACGCGATCCCCGTCACCGTCAAGATGCGCCGCAGCTTCGACGACACCCCCGAGATGGCCCGCAGCTTCCTGCGGATCTTCGACGCTTCCTACGACCTGGGCTGCGCCTGGGTCACCGTGCACGGCCGAACCGTGCAGCAGAAGTACGTCGGCCCCAGCCGCTGGGACCTGCTCCGTGGCATCGTCCGCAGCAGGCCCGGCCGAGTCGTCTTCGGCTCGGGCGACATCTGGAACGCCGCCGACATCTTCCGCATGATCGAGTACACCGGCGTCGCGGGCGCGAGCGTGGCCCGCGGCTGCATCGGCAATCCCTGGATCTTCCGCCAGGCCCGCGACATGATGGCCGGCGCCGAGCCCCGCCCGCCCACAATCGCCGAGCAGCGGCAAGTGCTGGAGGACCACTTCGACCTGGCCCTCCGCGTCAACGCCGACAAACGCGACCCCGAGCTGCACACCGGCAAGACCATGCGCAAGTTCGCCATCCGCTTCGCGGCCCACCATCCGGATGCCGCCGCCGTCCGCACGCGGTTCATCGCCGTCAAGAGCACCAGCGACTGGCGGAACGTGCTCGACGCCTTCTACCAGCCCGCGGCCGCGCCGGCGGGAGCACCGGCGTGA
- a CDS encoding ATP-binding protein — protein MAATLAAVLAANGSHWAASAGLLLSAAGLAIAGLHVSKRSVARTLDATLRPAHEALAVVLDEPPDAMPKATGRDASSAAAAWADHLRGCAGRVQQVMASLEAAYGELSTFLQVIDEPVLVCDEHQVVILLNAAAQEMLGLEADTVLGRGIDEVFTNAEILSLHARASRGELCKRRVTIAGENGNRVAAVSAVPVPVAGADDADRSGVLLVLRDVSELARALQVRTDFAANASHELRTPIAAVRGAVDTLAAGAAGDPAARDRFLGMLDENVTRLEDLIRDLLDLSRLEAADGATRISLVPASEIERVLRPAFEADCERTGVSLRFAFDKALERLRTDRNLLTIILRNLIENAIKFSESGQEVVVRGSAVYDDQSDGTLDAIFEVIDHGQGIPLPMQQRIFERFYQADGSRDGAKDARGTGLGLAIVNHAVRSLDGRILVKSIWQQGTTMTVELKAAVNASELGLADSSGDAAPSEDAADGDGGYRGANSTP, from the coding sequence GTGGCCGCGACGCTGGCCGCGGTGCTGGCCGCCAACGGCTCGCATTGGGCGGCGTCGGCGGGGCTGCTGCTGTCGGCCGCGGGGCTGGCGATCGCGGGGCTGCACGTGTCGAAGCGGTCGGTCGCGCGGACGCTCGACGCAACTCTGCGACCGGCGCACGAGGCGTTGGCGGTGGTGCTAGACGAGCCGCCCGACGCGATGCCCAAGGCAACGGGGCGGGACGCCTCCTCGGCGGCGGCGGCCTGGGCGGACCACCTGCGGGGGTGCGCCGGCCGCGTGCAGCAGGTGATGGCGTCGCTCGAAGCGGCGTATGGCGAGTTGAGCACCTTCTTGCAGGTCATCGACGAGCCGGTGCTCGTGTGCGACGAGCACCAGGTGGTCATCCTGCTGAACGCGGCCGCGCAAGAGATGCTGGGGCTGGAGGCCGACACGGTGCTGGGCCGCGGCATCGACGAGGTGTTCACCAACGCGGAAATCCTGTCGCTGCACGCTCGCGCCAGCCGTGGCGAGTTGTGCAAGCGACGGGTGACCATCGCGGGCGAGAACGGCAATCGCGTGGCGGCGGTATCGGCGGTGCCCGTGCCGGTGGCCGGCGCGGATGACGCCGACCGCAGCGGGGTGCTGCTCGTGCTGCGGGACGTGAGCGAGCTGGCTCGGGCGCTGCAGGTGCGGACCGACTTTGCGGCCAATGCCTCGCACGAGCTTCGGACGCCCATCGCGGCGGTCCGCGGTGCGGTGGACACGCTTGCGGCGGGGGCCGCGGGCGATCCGGCGGCCCGGGATCGCTTCCTGGGCATGCTCGACGAGAACGTTACGAGACTGGAGGACCTGATCCGGGACCTGCTGGATCTCTCGCGGCTGGAGGCCGCCGACGGCGCAACGCGGATCTCGCTCGTGCCCGCCAGCGAGATCGAGCGGGTGCTGCGGCCGGCCTTCGAGGCGGACTGCGAGCGGACGGGGGTGTCGCTGCGTTTCGCCTTCGATAAGGCGCTCGAGCGGCTCCGCACGGATCGCAACCTGCTGACAATCATCCTGCGGAACCTGATCGAGAACGCCATCAAGTTCAGCGAGTCGGGCCAGGAGGTGGTGGTGCGGGGGTCGGCGGTGTACGACGACCAGTCCGACGGCACGCTGGACGCGATCTTCGAAGTGATCGACCACGGGCAGGGCATCCCGCTGCCGATGCAGCAGCGGATCTTCGAGCGGTTCTACCAGGCCGACGGCTCGCGGGACGGGGCCAAGGACGCGCGGGGCACCGGGCTCGGGCTGGCGATCGTGAACCATGCCGTGCGGTCGCTGGATGGCCGCATCCTGGTCAAGAGCATCTGGCAGCAGGGCACGACGATGACGGTGGAGCTGAAGGCCGCCGTCAACGCCTCGGAACTGGGGCTCGCGGACTCGTCCGGAGACGCGGCCCCGTCGGAGGACGCGGCCGACGGCGACGGGGGCTACCGCGGCGCGAACTCGACGCCGTAG